In Chitinivibrionia bacterium, the DNA window TATCGCTTCAAATCTTCCGTGCCAATCTCCGAGATTTGTTCTGTAAAGCCCCGGGTGAAAATTCAAGTCCTTAATTGAATTGATAATCGCTATTGCGTCGGTCATATACTGCGGGTCGCCCCACTGAGCATAAGCCAAAAGCAAAGCAAACGCCATATCCATATCGCCGTCGGTGGCAGAACTGCTTCTGCCGAACGTCTGCCAACAACCCTCCCATTCGTCCCAACAAATTCTGTTTTCGGCAACAGGATTGCTTGATTCCACATCGTGTATCACCCACGACATAAGGTTGTTGCGGGGTAAATTTCTGGGAGCGATATTTGAGCCTTGTACACGTCTCAGCGCGTTCATTCTGTCGAAAGCTTCCTTTTCGTCGCCCTCAACTCCCGCCATTAAAACGAGTATCATCATTCCGTAGCCGTGCGTTTCTGAGTTTGTACGCGCTCGGCTTCCGTTTACTCCTGTTCCGCCTGCCTCAAACCACGAATGTCTGCCGTTATTTGACGTCCTGAAAAAACGCGTTCGCAAGTCCCTGTATAAACGAGCAACGTCGGTATTCATTTGGTCTTGCGAAACGTGGTCAGGTCTGATTGTATTCCCTATCGGTTCAAATTCGTCTGCCTGCGGAAACGGGCGACTTTGAGCGAAAAGCGGTGAAAAAATCGAAATTAACAGCAATATAATTGCAATATGCTTGATTTTTTTACACACAAATCCCTCCCTTCTCTAAAAAAACATTTTACATATATAGGTTTATTGCAACAAAATTCTCTGCGTAATATTTACTCCGTTTTCGCCTCTGACATTCAAAATCAACGCCTGGTTTCTTGCTATTGTCGCAGGAATGTTCAAAGAGCCCAATCCGCTCGAATTAAGCCTTAGATTTTCGCTGAAAAGTTGGCGACCTCTAACATCGGCTATTCTTATTTCAACGCTCGTTTCGCCTTTAATGTTCAGATTTACGATATTCTGGGCAACGTTAACCTGCGAGATGTTGCTTATTCGTCTTGCGTTTTGCTGTGGAGAGACAGAAACAGACAGCATTTCTTCGCTTAGTATCAACCTGCGAATTTCCCCTTCGGTTATACTATTTGCCGACTGCGCCGAAATTAAAATTCCCGACACTCTTGCCTTGTTAATCGGAGTGCGACTGCCTGCGCTTAACCAACTCGGTTGCTGAAACGAGGTCAAAGGAATGGTAATGGTTTCAGGCGCGCCTCTGTTTTCTCTGAGTAAAAATTCGTGGCTTGTTCCGTTTGCCGTAAGTACTGAATCGCCGATTATTATATGTATCGGTCTTTCCGAAACATACTCAATAGTTATGTAATTTATCTGCTCAAAACGTCCGCCCGCTCTGAAATATGCTCCTGCTTGCGCCCAAGTAAATATTGTTCCGCCTTGAGGACCTCTGTCGAGATTAAAACCCACAATCCCTTCTGCAAAATTGGTATCTAAAACAACCTCGGAGAGAGGGTCAACCTGTGTTTCCCAATCCGTCCAATTTACCAAATCAATAACTCCTGCCATCGGAAGAGGCTCGCGCTGTCTGGCAGGCGGGAAAACGGTTATTTCAAATGCTTTTTCAAAGTAGTTTGGTGTTTGGGTTGATGATGCGTCAGCCACTCTTATTCTTACGGAATATGTGTTTGCTTCAAGTTCGGCGGTAGCGTTCAAATTCGCTCCGGAAATTGTAAACAACGCATTGTTAGCACTGCCGTTTCCGCTTACAAGCGAGAATGTGTATGTATTTGCCGCTTGCGTTTCCGCGTCAACTGCGCTTAAAGTTCCTATTCTTGCGCCCGATGCAACAGGTGCGACCAAATTATTTTGCGACAACAAAATATCGGTAGGCGTTCTGTTTTCTCCCTGATTTCCGCCCACTAACTCAGCAGTGGGATACCACCAGTTTCCCGATATAAGAAGCAAGTTCAAAATATTGATTGCGCCTCCGTATGAGCCTCCGCCCGCATTTGAGCGAATACGGTCATAAGTAGTATTCAAAAACGTCTGATGCGCGCTCCCGCCTGCCGTATTACCTAACATCGCCGTGGTAAAAGGAGCGCCGAATGCCACGTCAAAACTTCTTCCGGTAGCCGTTCCGTCCAATTCATAGCCGTTTCGGATATTTGCAGAGTTTCCGTTAGTTGATGTCCTCAGCCAACTCGAGATTCTATTGATTTGCGTAAGAGCTCTCGGCTCTCCGTGTTGTACCCAGTCCTGCCCGATTCTCCAAGGCATACGGCAGGCGTTGTAGCTAAACGTTTCGCAACGAAGTCCGCCTTCACTTGCGCCACCGCAACGCGGGTCGGGAACTGCGGGAATGCCTGTTGCAAAATCGGGGGTAAGCCCTGTTGTCCGGTGGCTCACCTGATCCAAAAGAGAGTAAACGGTATCAACGGCGGCAAGCCAAAAATTGCGGTTTGACATTGTCGTTTCAGCCAGTGCAAACGCTCTGAAATGCCCCGGCATCCAGTCTGAGGAGCGGGTGTTTGAGTTGTTTTGAGTTCCTGCCCATAATCTTGTTCTGTGGGTTGCGCCGGGCATCGTCGTCATACCTCTGGTTCTCATTCCTGTAATAATGCGTCTTGCTTGATCCAAATAGCTAACATTGGTAAAAGCGTCGCCCTCGGGCCACTGCGCGTGCGCCAAAAGAAGAGCGTAAGCCATATCCAAACATCCGTCAGTGGCGTTTCCTCTTCGCTCATTTGCCGATAAAACGGGTGTTCCTGTTGCGGCAACGTTTTCGGGGAATATTACCCAAGACATCAAACTGCTGTCGTTTGTTGCGAAGTGTGCTCTTCTTAAACGGTTCATTCCGTCAAATATTGCTTTTGCTTCGGGGTCGTGCCCTGCCATAAGCACAACCATCAGCATTCCGTAGCCGTGCGCTTCCGATTGAGTTACATACGCTCTCGATTCGGCGGGAGTTCCCCCTGCTCGAAAGTAGAAATTTCCGCCCGGCACCCTTACCAAGAAACTGTTCTTGAAAGCGGTGTAGCGGTCAATCACGTGCTGGTTCATTTGTGCTTGTGTAAAATTTGTCGGACGCAATATTTGGTCTGCGTGTGCGCCTCTTTCCCATCTTCCCGCCATCGGGAACGGTCGTTGTGGTGCTTGTGCCGAAATCGGAGTTGCTGATGATATTAATAATAGTGCCAAAATAAAAACCCTCGGTAGTTTTGTTTTATTCAACATAAAATCCCCCCTATTTTTTTCCTATATTTCAATAGGATTTAAATATATCTTACGGAAATCATATAAAATATACTGCAAAAAACAGATTTTCGCTCGAATTTATTTTTGGCATAAACTATTTTCCCTAATTAAAAAGTGAAGGGGAGAGAATTTTGATAGACTTAAAAAAATATACTTCGATTATTTGGGATTGGAACGGCACCATTATGGACGATTCGCAGTTAGTTTACGGCATTTACAATGAAGAATGCGAAATTCACGGCTTGCAAAAACTAACCGAGAGCGAATACAAAAAGCGATTTTACTTCCCCGTTGCCAAATTTTACGAAGAAATGGGATTGCCTCTGCACAAATACCCCGCCGTCGCCGAGAGATTTTCGAGAATTTATCGTCCACGATGGAACGAAATAAAAGTGCACAAACAAGTTTATGAATACTTGCAAAAATTTGAAGCGGCAAAAATTTCACAATTTGTATTATCCGCATACGAGCAAAACGAGCTCTCGGAAATGGTAAATTTCTTTAATTTGCAAAACTATTTTACGGAAATCGCAGGAGTATCCGCCGATTTTGTAGCGCAATCCAAAATTCAAAGAGGTTTGGAACTGATAAAACACGACAAAATCGACACATCAAAAACGCTTATGATAGGCGACACCGCCCACGATTTCGAGGTAGCGCAAGCGCTCGGAACAGACGCGTGCATAGTCGCTTGGGGAGCGACTTCTTACGAAAAATTAGCGCAAGTTTGCGGCGAAAAAATAGTTTTCAAAAGTTTGAGAGAAGCGTTCGGGGAGTGAAAACTTCAAACTTTTCAATTTTCCGTCCACTTCGCCGAAAACAAATATTATTTTAATAGTAAAAAATAACATAAAGGAGAAAATTTATGAACGCGACGATTTCTATTCCGCAAAGCTTGTTTCATCAAGCGGATAAAATTGCTATAGATATGGGAATGTCTCAGAGCAAGTTGTTTGCGGCTGCAATAAGAACATATATTAAAGAATACAAAAATAAAAAATCTGAAATTAAAATAAAAAAGATGTGTTTTGAATTTATTCCCGACGAGCAGATGTTAAGAGCAGGACGAAAAAATGTAAGGAAGTTGCTGAAAGATGATGCGTGGTGAAATTTGGTGGGTAGATTTTGGCGACCCGATAGGTAGCGAGCCCGGATTTAGACGTCCTGCGGTAATTGTTCAAAACGATAAATTAAACATAAACAGATTAGCGACAACTGTAGTTTTACCTATAACAAGTAATTTAGCGCACAAAGATATTCAAGGAAATGTGTTTTTGAATAAAAGCGTTTCAAAATTGAGTAAAGATTCGGTAATTCTTGCGCATCAAATCGCTTGCGTTGACAGAGCCGCTTTAATAGAAAAAGTATCGGAATTGACAAACAAAGACCTGCTCAAGCGAATTGGAAACGAGATGATGTTTGTTTTGGGTATATAGAATACTTAATTTTGGTGGTAGATTTGGTGGTAAAAAAAAGATTGTTTGTTTTTTAATGCAAGGGGCGCAAAACGCGTCCCTTTTTTATTGTGCGAAATAGTATTTTAAGTAATAAAGAATATATATAAACAGAAAAAGGCGCTGAAAAATGAAAATCTACTCTTGGAACGTAAACGGAATAAGAGCCTGTGCTCGCGATGGCTTACTGCAAGAATTTTTCGCAAAAGAAGACCCCGATATTTTGGCTATTCAAGAAACGAAAGCCCATAAAGGACAGTTAAGCAACGATATTTTGAATATAGGCGGCTATAAAAGTTTTTGGTATTCTGCAGTAAAAAAAGGATACAGCGGAGTTGCCGTTTACACAAAAACAGAGCCCAAAAGCATTGAAAATCTCGGCAGTGAAAAATACGACAACGAAGGACGGACAATAATCGCAGAATTTGAAAATTTTACGCTTGTAAACTGTTATTTTCCAAATTCACAAGCGGAAAGAGCGCGGCTCGATTACAAACTCGGTTTCTGCGATTATTTGCTTTGGAGGCTGAAACAAATTACAGAAAGCGGCAAAAACGTAATTTTAGTCGGAGATTACAACATTGCGCATACCGAACTTGATATTAAAAATCCGAAAAGCAACGAAAATTCGCCGGGATATTATTGGGAAGAACGCGAATGGATGACTAAGTTTTTAACTTCGGGGTTCAGAGATGTTTTTCGCGAACGCCACGCAGGCGAACCCAACCATTACACTTGGTGGTCATACAGAACAGACGCTCGTACAAGAAACGTCGGCTGGAGAATTGACTACTGTTGTGTTAACGATGAGTTTGCAAAAGACGTAAAAAACACGGCAATTCATAAAGAATATTTGGGAAGCGACCATTGTCCCGTAAGTATAGAGGTGTAAAAATGCTTGAAACCGTATTTGCCGTTGTGCTCATAGTTGTAATACTTGCCATTATTTGGTTTGTTTTTAAGGCGTTGATAGTAGTCGCAATAGCGGTAATTATTTTACTGACTTTGCTTTTCATAGGAAATAGACTGTTTGGCGAAGAAAAAAGCGGAGAGTTTAACAAAAAATGGGAGGCGACCGTCGCCCAAATAGTATTTTCTCGCGAAAAGAACAGTCTTCACAATTAAATTCAAATAGGATTTTTTATGAATAAGATAGGATTTTTGCTAATTTTTTTGGTGTTTTTGCCTGTAATTTGCATAGCGCAATCGATGCACGAGGTTCCGACTGAGTCTGACGGCGATTTGGTGCAACATATAACACTGCACGAGAAAGACGGCGCAACAGCAACGCCGCAACAACCCGCGCCGGCAACCGAAGCAGGGCAATTTCTCAGAAGTTCCATATCTTTATTGAACGTCTTGGCGACAAGAGATGCGCCTCTGCCTCCACAGTGGGCGGACGCGCTTGTGCGAACAATTCAGGACAGTATTCGTATGGCGCGCTTCGATTACAACGCGATAAGCCAATCGGTAGTTGAACGATTTTTGGCAATGCCGTCAAGTATATCTATTGAAGAACGAATGAATGCAACCGTTGTTCCCGCGGTTTTGACGGCAGTCGAAGCCGAAAGCGAACTTCGCGCAATGGGAATGCTTACCGAACAGCAAAGAAATTCTTTTATCGTAAATAAAGCAAGAGAATTGGGGATTACGGAAGCGGAACTAAACGCTGTAATGAACTCCGCCTACATTTTTGTGGTCGTTTTTAACGGAATGGAGCGCAGAAGAAACCAACAGGGCGAAACAACAATTCGCTTAAGCGCGGGCGGGCATTGGTGGAGAATAGACAACAGCGGCGATGTGCCAACCGCAGTACTTTTTTCCCGAATAGAAAGAACACACACGGCAACCGACGCCAACCCTAACAGAGCGTTCCAAACAGCGGCAAGCGCTATTGCGGCGGACGTTCAGACGGCGACAAGAGGAATACCCGAATTTCAACTGACCGCGCAAATACTCAGCAGAACGGCTCGCCACGTCGAAATATCCATAGGGCAAAGCGAGGGTGTCAGAATTGACGACAAATACAGAATTTACGAAAGCATAGAAGACGCCGACGGCACTATACGCGAGCGTCGTCGC includes these proteins:
- a CDS encoding glycosyl hydrolase family 8, which codes for MLNKTKLPRVFILALLLISSATPISAQAPQRPFPMAGRWERGAHADQILRPTNFTQAQMNQHVIDRYTAFKNSFLVRVPGGNFYFRAGGTPAESRAYVTQSEAHGYGMLMVVLMAGHDPEAKAIFDGMNRLRRAHFATNDSSLMSWVIFPENVAATGTPVLSANERRGNATDGCLDMAYALLLAHAQWPEGDAFTNVSYLDQARRIITGMRTRGMTTMPGATHRTRLWAGTQNNSNTRSSDWMPGHFRAFALAETTMSNRNFWLAAVDTVYSLLDQVSHRTTGLTPDFATGIPAVPDPRCGGASEGGLRCETFSYNACRMPWRIGQDWVQHGEPRALTQINRISSWLRTSTNGNSANIRNGYELDGTATGRSFDVAFGAPFTTAMLGNTAGGSAHQTFLNTTYDRIRSNAGGGSYGGAINILNLLLISGNWWYPTAELVGGNQGENRTPTDILLSQNNLVAPVASGARIGTLSAVDAETQAANTYTFSLVSGNGSANNALFTISGANLNATAELEANTYSVRIRVADASSTQTPNYFEKAFEITVFPPARQREPLPMAGVIDLVNWTDWETQVDPLSEVVLDTNFAEGIVGFNLDRGPQGGTIFTWAQAGAYFRAGGRFEQINYITIEYVSERPIHIIIGDSVLTANGTSHEFLLRENRGAPETITIPLTSFQQPSWLSAGSRTPINKARVSGILISAQSANSITEGEIRRLILSEEMLSVSVSPQQNARRISNISQVNVAQNIVNLNIKGETSVEIRIADVRGRQLFSENLRLNSSGLGSLNIPATIARNQALILNVRGENGVNITQRILLQ
- a CDS encoding HAD family hydrolase; this encodes MIDLKKYTSIIWDWNGTIMDDSQLVYGIYNEECEIHGLQKLTESEYKKRFYFPVAKFYEEMGLPLHKYPAVAERFSRIYRPRWNEIKVHKQVYEYLQKFEAAKISQFVLSAYEQNELSEMVNFFNLQNYFTEIAGVSADFVAQSKIQRGLELIKHDKIDTSKTLMIGDTAHDFEVAQALGTDACIVAWGATSYEKLAQVCGEKIVFKSLREAFGE
- a CDS encoding type II toxin-antitoxin system PemK/MazF family toxin, giving the protein MMRGEIWWVDFGDPIGSEPGFRRPAVIVQNDKLNINRLATTVVLPITSNLAHKDIQGNVFLNKSVSKLSKDSVILAHQIACVDRAALIEKVSELTNKDLLKRIGNEMMFVLGI
- a CDS encoding exodeoxyribonuclease III, which encodes MKIYSWNVNGIRACARDGLLQEFFAKEDPDILAIQETKAHKGQLSNDILNIGGYKSFWYSAVKKGYSGVAVYTKTEPKSIENLGSEKYDNEGRTIIAEFENFTLVNCYFPNSQAERARLDYKLGFCDYLLWRLKQITESGKNVILVGDYNIAHTELDIKNPKSNENSPGYYWEEREWMTKFLTSGFRDVFRERHAGEPNHYTWWSYRTDARTRNVGWRIDYCCVNDEFAKDVKNTAIHKEYLGSDHCPVSIEV